A stretch of Pseudolysobacter antarcticus DNA encodes these proteins:
- the mddA gene encoding methanethiol S-methyltransferase → MNLFYRLYALLSYGLFLAWFLYAVGFVGDLFVPKSISAPAGVGGWTALIVDTAVLVAFAIQHSVMARPAFKQLWTSVVPTAIERSTYVLFSSLFFFLVFVAWQPLPTAVWDLHGTLAAQVLLVMYALGWLVVLLSSFMISHFELFGLTQAWRRARDVPAPDSAFIEVFFYRFVRHPIMLGFLLVCWAAPVMTQGRLLFALLMSAYIFIGVRLEEHDLVQKLGDVYRNYRTRVPMVLPLPRRKQLNAAAADKSDVAG, encoded by the coding sequence ATGAATCTGTTCTACAGACTGTATGCCTTGCTAAGCTATGGGCTTTTCCTGGCCTGGTTTCTCTACGCAGTAGGATTCGTGGGCGACTTGTTCGTACCGAAATCGATCAGCGCCCCGGCGGGTGTTGGCGGCTGGACTGCGTTGATCGTCGATACCGCAGTACTCGTTGCATTCGCCATCCAGCATAGTGTGATGGCGCGCCCGGCCTTTAAGCAGTTGTGGACAAGCGTCGTGCCAACCGCGATCGAACGAAGCACCTACGTCCTGTTTTCGAGTCTGTTCTTCTTCCTCGTTTTTGTCGCATGGCAGCCATTGCCAACAGCTGTCTGGGATCTGCATGGCACGCTGGCTGCTCAAGTCTTGCTTGTAATGTATGCGCTGGGATGGCTGGTTGTTCTCCTGTCGAGCTTCATGATCAGCCACTTCGAACTCTTCGGACTCACCCAAGCATGGCGTCGAGCACGCGATGTGCCCGCACCCGACTCTGCTTTCATCGAAGTGTTCTTCTACCGATTCGTGCGGCATCCCATCATGCTGGGATTTCTGCTGGTGTGCTGGGCGGCACCAGTGATGACTCAGGGGCGTCTGCTTTTCGCGCTGCTGATGAGCGCATACATCTTCATCGGCGTTCGACTCGAAGAGCACGATCTGGTGCAGAAGCTCGGCGATGTTTATCGGAATTATCGTACACGCGTGCCAATGGTCCTCCCGCTGCCAAGACGGAAGCAGTTGAATGCTGCGGCTGCAGATAAAAGCGACGTAGCTGGCTGA